The Methylobacterium currus genome contains a region encoding:
- a CDS encoding DNA topoisomerase IB, protein MLSDPEMAEPAAEDRVDTRDAAREAGLRYVSDEEPGYRRKRNGRGFAYVDGTGAKVRDAAALARIRSLAIPPAYTDVWICRHANGHIQATGRDARGRKQYRYHPEFRQARESTKFAHMMTFAEVLPGIRATVEEHMGRRGLPREKVLATVVHLLETTLIRVGNDDYAKQNKSYGLTTLRDPHVRIEGRELRFRFKGKSNKVWELAVHDRRVAKIVKACQDLPGQELFQYLDEDGEQRDVTSADVNAYLREITGRDITAKDFRTWSGTVLAAMALREFEAFDSEAKAKRNVRAAIERVAERLGNTPTICRKCYIHPEILGCYLEGELLLQVKDEVEAALRDDIARLRPEETAVLGLLQGRLARAAQEARTKAGTGRNKGSSSKGSSNKGSSSKRSTSKDRMKEAEPGKGTMAKGRSVKGERASAGSSRSGKAAARKAA, encoded by the coding sequence ATGCTGTCGGATCCCGAGATGGCGGAGCCTGCCGCCGAGGATCGCGTCGACACCCGCGACGCCGCCCGCGAGGCCGGCCTGCGCTACGTCAGCGACGAGGAGCCGGGCTATCGTCGCAAGCGCAACGGGCGCGGCTTCGCCTATGTCGACGGCACGGGCGCGAAGGTGCGCGACGCGGCGGCGCTGGCGCGGATCCGGTCGCTCGCGATCCCGCCCGCCTATACCGACGTGTGGATCTGCCGCCACGCCAACGGCCACATCCAGGCCACGGGGCGCGATGCCCGCGGCCGCAAGCAGTACCGCTACCATCCGGAGTTCCGCCAGGCCCGGGAGAGCACCAAGTTCGCCCACATGATGACCTTCGCGGAGGTGCTGCCGGGCATCCGCGCGACGGTCGAGGAGCATATGGGCCGGCGCGGGCTGCCGCGCGAGAAGGTGCTGGCGACGGTGGTGCACCTGCTCGAGACCACCCTGATCCGGGTCGGCAACGACGATTACGCCAAGCAGAACAAGAGCTACGGCCTCACCACCCTGCGCGACCCGCATGTCAGGATCGAGGGCCGGGAGCTGAGGTTCCGCTTCAAGGGCAAGAGCAACAAGGTCTGGGAGCTCGCGGTCCACGACCGCCGGGTGGCGAAGATTGTCAAGGCCTGCCAGGACCTGCCCGGCCAGGAGCTGTTTCAGTACCTCGATGAGGACGGGGAGCAGCGGGACGTGACCTCGGCCGACGTGAACGCGTATCTTCGCGAGATCACCGGCCGCGACATCACCGCCAAGGATTTTCGGACGTGGTCCGGGACGGTGCTGGCCGCGATGGCCTTGCGCGAGTTCGAGGCCTTCGACAGCGAGGCCAAGGCCAAGCGCAACGTGCGCGCGGCGATCGAGCGGGTGGCCGAGCGGCTCGGCAACACGCCGACGATCTGCCGCAAGTGCTACATCCACCCGGAGATCCTCGGCTGCTACCTCGAGGGCGAGCTGCTGCTCCAGGTCAAGGACGAGGTCGAGGCGGCCCTGCGCGACGACATTGCCCGCCTCAGGCCCGAGGAGACGGCGGTGCTCGGCCTGCTCCAGGGCCGCCTCGCCCGGGCCGCGCAGGAGGCGAGGACGAAGGCCGGGACGGGGCGCAACAAGGGATCCTCGAGCAAGGGGTCCTCGAACAAGGGATCCTCGAGCAAACGGTCCACGAGCAAGGACCGCATGAAGGAGGCGGAGCCGGGCAAGGGAACCATGGCGAAGGGGCGCTCGGTCAAGGGTGAAAGAGCTTCGGCCGGCTCGTCACGGTCCGGCAAGGCGGCGGCCCGCAAGGCCGCCTGA
- a CDS encoding LuxR C-terminal-related transcriptional regulator, whose product MSDAVRVLIINEPSDLGAAFRATLEHHPALRTVGEEELEEAGSPCVVLAFAPEIGPAAVASLRARAPEARILVAFQAADAAEIGRLATAGADAFVARCASPRDICATILALAHGLPLHEGEAENPASESAAESLGLTPREAEVLRFLSAGFSNKEVARRLTVSVRTVETHRLNLRRKTKTGRLKDLVQLARQIGLAPVLEGETRPLRRLSHEAHGAAPH is encoded by the coding sequence ATGAGTGACGCCGTCAGGGTTCTGATCATCAACGAGCCGTCGGATCTGGGCGCCGCCTTCCGGGCGACGCTGGAGCATCATCCGGCCTTGCGGACGGTGGGCGAGGAGGAACTCGAGGAAGCCGGCTCGCCCTGCGTCGTCCTGGCCTTCGCGCCCGAGATCGGCCCGGCGGCAGTGGCGTCCTTGCGCGCGCGGGCGCCGGAGGCCCGGATCCTGGTGGCGTTCCAGGCCGCCGACGCGGCGGAGATCGGCCGGCTCGCCACGGCGGGCGCCGATGCCTTCGTGGCCCGCTGCGCGTCGCCGCGCGACATCTGCGCGACGATCCTGGCGCTCGCCCATGGCCTGCCGCTGCACGAGGGCGAGGCGGAGAATCCGGCGTCCGAGTCGGCGGCCGAGAGCCTGGGGCTCACCCCGCGGGAGGCCGAGGTGCTGCGCTTCCTCAGCGCCGGCTTCAGCAACAAGGAGGTGGCGCGCCGCCTCACGGTGAGCGTGCGCACGGTCGAGACCCACCGGCTCAACCTGCGCCGCAAGACCAAGACCGGCCGGCTCAAGGACCTGGTTCAGCTCGCCCGGCAGATCGGCCTGGCGCCAGTGCTCGAAGGCGAGACCCGGCCCCTGCGGCGCCTCTCCCACGAGGCACATGGCGCCGCTCCCCATTGA
- a CDS encoding GNAT family N-acetyltransferase, whose product MTAAATIGVETPLQEDVAVLLSLADAVAARLYPEAQRRPITPESLAVPGTPILVARIAGAAAGLRAVIEHGAGAVELKRMIVAAEARGRGVGSALVRGAESEARRLGARAIVLEVGSRNTEAQALYRRAGFTCRGPFPPYRALPVSLFLERAIPA is encoded by the coding sequence ATGACGGCAGCCGCAACCATCGGCGTGGAAACACCCCTGCAGGAGGACGTGGCGGTCCTCCTGTCACTGGCGGATGCCGTGGCGGCGCGCCTCTATCCGGAGGCTCAGCGCCGCCCGATCACGCCGGAGAGCCTGGCCGTACCGGGAACCCCCATCCTCGTCGCGCGCATCGCCGGAGCGGCGGCCGGCCTCCGTGCCGTGATCGAGCACGGCGCCGGCGCGGTGGAGCTGAAGCGCATGATCGTCGCCGCGGAGGCGCGCGGGCGCGGCGTCGGGTCCGCTTTGGTGCGGGGCGCCGAGTCCGAGGCGCGACGGCTCGGCGCCCGCGCGATCGTCCTCGAGGTCGGCAGCCGCAACACCGAGGCCCAGGCACTCTACCGCCGCGCGGGCTTCACGTGCCGCGGTCCGTTCCCGCCTTATCGCGCGCTGCCGGTCAGCCTCTTCCTGGAACGCGCCATCCCGGCCTGA
- a CDS encoding diguanylate cyclase domain-containing protein, which yields MHIVVVDPSRVVLKVISGLLTPRGHTVDTFTDSREALDFVTDNASVTTLITSLEVRPLSGLELCWSARLLADAHRPLYIITMSSARNARNLAEALDSGSDDFIDKPPGPEELYARLRAAERMTGMQRELIRLAEADALTGLLNRRAFLQRVGEVADRAGAHGRLSMVMVDIDQFKAINDQHGHEVGDTAIRGVAAELLTEAGGIAGRVGGEEFALALPGRNLEEAEAAAGRLRLRCTQLRFKGQRGPVQLTASFGVSTWSEGETVGGLLKRADIALYEAKSTGRNRVVSAATDLILARAG from the coding sequence ATGCACATCGTCGTCGTCGATCCGAGCCGGGTGGTGCTCAAGGTCATCAGCGGGCTCCTGACGCCCCGCGGCCATACCGTGGACACGTTCACGGATTCGCGCGAGGCGCTCGATTTCGTCACCGACAACGCATCGGTCACCACCCTGATCACCAGCCTCGAGGTGCGTCCCCTCAGCGGCCTGGAGCTGTGCTGGTCGGCCCGGCTGCTCGCGGATGCGCACCGCCCGCTCTACATCATCACGATGTCGTCGGCCCGCAACGCCCGCAACCTGGCGGAGGCGCTCGACAGCGGCTCGGACGACTTCATCGACAAGCCGCCGGGCCCGGAGGAGCTCTATGCCCGCCTGCGGGCGGCCGAGCGGATGACCGGGATGCAGCGCGAGCTGATCCGCCTCGCCGAGGCCGACGCGCTGACCGGGCTCCTCAACCGCCGCGCCTTCCTGCAAAGGGTCGGCGAGGTCGCGGACCGGGCCGGGGCCCACGGACGGCTGTCGATGGTGATGGTCGACATCGACCAGTTCAAGGCCATCAACGACCAGCACGGCCACGAGGTCGGCGACACGGCGATCCGGGGCGTCGCCGCGGAGCTGCTCACCGAGGCCGGCGGCATCGCCGGGCGCGTCGGCGGCGAGGAATTCGCCCTGGCCCTGCCCGGGCGGAACCTGGAGGAGGCCGAGGCCGCCGCCGGGCGCCTGCGGCTGCGCTGCACGCAGCTGCGCTTCAAGGGCCAGCGCGGCCCGGTGCAGCTCACCGCGAGCTTCGGCGTCAGCACCTGGTCCGAGGGCGAGACCGTCGGCGGCCTGCTCAAGCGCGCCGACATCGCCCTCTACGAGGCCAAGAGCACGGGGCGCAACCGGGTCGTCTCGGCGGCCACCGACCTGATCCTGGCGCGGGCCGGGTAG
- a CDS encoding IclR family transcriptional regulator has product MAQAVAARAGAIMQESAEPEDSDRQFVTALSRGLQVLRAFRDAAEMLGNREIASRTGLPKPTVSRLTHTLLSLGYLVHDPEGERYGLGPAVLALSAAFLRQNSFPQMVKPFLQDLATAVQAHVALGLLDGLSSVYVQLWRGEGQRIVLSSEVGYRLPLARSAMGMATLSSLDEAARSALMTRLRRDGADATRLDQTYRRCAAEIAEHGFCVGIGIWHQDINAVAAPIHAPGGRGHFALNISGPAFLLTEEVLRRDTGPRLMETIERMRSLGIVD; this is encoded by the coding sequence ATGGCACAGGCGGTGGCGGCGCGCGCCGGCGCGATCATGCAGGAGAGCGCGGAGCCGGAGGACAGCGACCGGCAATTCGTCACCGCGCTCTCCCGCGGCCTCCAGGTCCTGCGCGCCTTCCGGGACGCGGCCGAGATGCTAGGCAACCGCGAGATCGCGTCCCGCACCGGCCTGCCGAAGCCCACCGTCTCGCGCCTGACCCACACGCTCCTGTCCCTCGGCTACCTGGTGCACGACCCGGAGGGCGAGCGCTACGGCCTGGGTCCCGCCGTGCTGGCGCTGAGCGCCGCCTTCCTGCGGCAGAACTCCTTCCCGCAGATGGTCAAGCCGTTCCTGCAGGACCTCGCCACGGCGGTGCAGGCCCACGTGGCGCTCGGCCTCCTCGACGGGCTGTCGAGCGTCTACGTCCAGCTCTGGCGCGGGGAAGGCCAGCGCATCGTCCTGTCGAGCGAGGTCGGCTACCGCCTGCCGCTGGCCCGCAGCGCCATGGGCATGGCGACGCTGTCGAGCCTCGACGAGGCGGCGCGATCCGCGCTCATGACCCGCCTGCGCCGCGATGGCGCCGATGCGACGCGGCTCGACCAGACCTATCGCCGCTGCGCCGCCGAGATCGCCGAGCACGGCTTCTGCGTCGGCATCGGCATCTGGCACCAGGACATCAATGCCGTCGCGGCCCCGATCCACGCCCCCGGCGGGCGCGGCCATTTCGCGCTCAACATCAGCGGCCCGGCCTTCCTGCTCACCGAGGAGGTCCTGCGCCGGGACACCGGCCCGCGGCTGATGGAGACGATCGAGCGCATGCGCTCGCTCGGGATCGTCGATTGA
- a CDS encoding branched-chain amino acid ABC transporter substrate-binding protein — protein MVKTLARITAAGLVALAASTALAAPMSLKIAFVDPLSGGGASTGEAGLKTFQFMAEQLNAKNPDLKLEVTGYDNKLNPQESLVQLQKAIDSGARVVVQGNGSSVGAALIDFVGKYNDRNPGKEIIYLNYAAVDPALTNAKCNYWHFRFDANSDIKMAALTNYIKGKPEVKKVYLINQDYSHGQAVRAAARAMLKEKRPDIQIVGDEVAPLQKVNDFSPYIAKIKASGADAVITGNWAQDMALLLKAAGDAGLQANFYTYYGGGSGGPTAIKQANLPDRVFQISEGYANIDSKAGHDFETAFRAKTGQELTYPRVVNLMNILAKATLAAKSTDPKAIAKAMDAIHNDTLYGKDSFIRPDDHQIFQPIYISRFGPVDTTKVLDSENTGWGWTGSGEVSAQDTLLPTTCKMDRPS, from the coding sequence TTGGTCAAGACCCTCGCGCGCATCACGGCCGCCGGCCTCGTGGCCCTGGCGGCCTCGACTGCGCTCGCCGCGCCGATGAGCCTGAAGATCGCCTTCGTCGATCCGCTCTCCGGCGGCGGGGCCAGCACCGGCGAGGCCGGGCTGAAGACTTTCCAGTTCATGGCCGAGCAGCTCAACGCCAAGAACCCCGACCTGAAGCTCGAGGTGACCGGCTACGACAACAAGCTCAACCCGCAGGAGAGCCTGGTCCAGCTCCAGAAGGCGATCGATTCCGGCGCCCGGGTGGTGGTGCAGGGCAACGGCTCCTCGGTCGGCGCCGCGCTGATCGACTTCGTCGGCAAGTACAACGACCGCAATCCTGGCAAGGAGATCATCTATCTCAACTACGCCGCGGTCGATCCGGCGCTGACCAATGCCAAGTGCAATTACTGGCACTTCCGGTTCGACGCCAATTCCGATATCAAGATGGCGGCCCTGACCAACTACATCAAGGGCAAGCCCGAGGTGAAGAAGGTCTACCTGATTAATCAGGATTACTCGCACGGCCAGGCGGTGCGCGCCGCGGCCCGGGCGATGCTGAAGGAGAAGCGGCCCGACATCCAGATCGTCGGCGACGAGGTGGCGCCGCTGCAGAAGGTCAACGACTTCTCGCCCTACATCGCCAAGATCAAGGCCTCGGGCGCCGACGCGGTGATCACCGGCAACTGGGCGCAGGACATGGCGCTGCTGCTGAAAGCGGCGGGCGATGCCGGGCTTCAGGCCAATTTCTACACCTATTACGGCGGCGGCAGCGGCGGTCCGACGGCGATCAAGCAGGCCAACCTGCCCGACCGGGTGTTCCAGATCTCCGAGGGCTACGCCAACATCGATTCCAAGGCCGGCCACGACTTCGAGACTGCCTTCCGCGCCAAGACCGGCCAGGAGCTGACCTATCCGCGGGTGGTCAACCTGATGAACATCCTGGCCAAGGCGACGCTCGCCGCCAAGTCGACCGACCCGAAGGCCATCGCCAAGGCGATGGATGCGATCCACAACGACACGCTCTACGGCAAGGACAGCTTCATCCGGCCGGACGATCACCAGATCTTCCAGCCGATCTACATCTCGCGATTCGGTCCGGTCGACACTACGAAGGTCCTCGACAGCGAGAATACCGGCTGGGGCTGGACCGGATCGGGCGAGGTCAGCGCCCAGGACACCCTGCTGCCGACCACCTGCAAGATGGACCGGCCGAGCTGA